The following are encoded together in the Coregonus clupeaformis isolate EN_2021a unplaced genomic scaffold, ASM2061545v1 scaf0140, whole genome shotgun sequence genome:
- the LOC121549689 gene encoding homeobox protein NANOG — MADWKLPVSYNQSYHGFAYGLMYQAGAEQNHPNFSGWAEAVYNSGVSGGYHLQAQHQSPPKSPEYNIGASNSHYPGSVMYLGDPHSHTPSGRLFISHNRPPYDQRPKETEQPSSNTPSESESHRSPDSWSSENSNPQANPATCVKKELDEETDSVSPDGSEHVSSSYPEENTSLQIMGSEDNAVQSLPPSLPEKAGKNNPRQKARTAFSTGQMDALTHRFNMQRYLSPAEMKALAELTGLTYKQVKTWFQNRRMKLKRHQKDNSWESAGYLNMPPRPQFQGEPQTQRQDQEFREAMFKKSPQQNLPYYTGGYPQPSSFPPQPPGNWPPAVTH, encoded by the exons ATGGCAGATTGGAAGTTACCAGTAAGCTACAACCAATCCTACCACGGCTTTGCTTATGGTCTCATGTACCAAGCAGGGGCTGAGCAAAATCATCCCAACTTCTCCGGCTGGGCAGAGGCGGTGTACAACTCTGGGGTCAGCGGCGGCTACCACTTGCAAGCGCAGCATCAATCACCACCCAAGAGTCCCGAATACAACATTGGAGCTAGCAATTCCCACTACCCAGGTTCTGTCATGTATCTCGGCGACCCTCACAGCCATACTCCGAGTGGGCGCCTTTTCATTTCCCATAACCGGCCTCCATATGATCAGCGGCCGAAGGAGACGGAACAGCCAAGTAGCAACACTCCAAGCGAATCCGAGTCGCACAGATCACCAG ATTCTTGGAGTTCGGAGAACAGCAACCCTCAAGCCAACCCCGCCACCTGTGTGAAAAAGGAGTTGGACGAGGAGACTGACAGTGTAAGCCCAGATGGTAGTGAGCATGTCTCCAGCTCCTACCCAGAGGAGAACACAAGCTTACAAATTATGGGGAGTGAGGACAACGCCGTGCAGTCGTTGCCCCCTTCTCTCCCAGAGAAAGCTGGCAAAAACAACCCCAGACAAAAAGCTCGGACTGCTTTCTCAACAGGCCAAATGGATGCCCTGACCCATCGGTTTAACATGCAGAGGTATCTCTCCCCTGCTGAGATGAAGGCCCTGGCTGAGCTGACGGGGCTAACTTACAAACAG GTAAAAACATGGTTCCAGAATCGCAGGATGAAACTGAAGAGGCACCAGAAAGACAACAGTTGGGAATCGGCTGGCTACCTCAACATGCCACCACGCCCTCAG TTTCAGGGAGAACCCCAAACGCAGCGCCAGGACCAAGAGTTCCGAGAGGCCATGTTCAAGAAGAGCCCTCAGCAGAACCTGCCTTACTACACTGGTGGATACCCTCAGCCATCCTCCTTTCCCCCCCAGCCCCCGGGAAACTGGCCCCCAGCTGTGACCCACTAA